A single window of Colletes latitarsis isolate SP2378_abdomen chromosome 11, iyColLati1, whole genome shotgun sequence DNA harbors:
- the Pa1 gene encoding PTIP binding protein Pa1 isoform X1: MERNEEEWSLECSDEEKYETDGKNEWSLKPDDILTLIEALEANNRVLELEWKCPGRRGPSPVLSNNRQQDSGSQEYKTQEKSDFDFMDEMSSPRLPVRRIGESTPKGSAKKKTASFNGVLSTMMRHRRLEQQEINSSPKKTESPGPKTQQI, from the exons ATGGAACGTAACGAAGAAGAGTGGTCGTTGGAATGTTCCGACGAAGAGAAGTACGAAACGGATGGAAAA AACGAATGGAGCTTGAAACCCGACGATATATTAACGTTGATCGAGGCTCTCGAAGCTAACAACAGGGTTTTGGAGCTAGAGTGGAAATGTCCTGGTAGAAGAGGTCCTTCTCCCGTTCTTTCAAACAATCGACAACAAGATAGTGGGTCGCAGGAGTACAA GACGCAAGAAAAGTCGGACTTCGACTTTATGGACGAGATGTCGTCACCGAGATTACCTGTTCGCAGAATAGGTGAAAGTACTCCAAAGGGAAGTGCCAAAAAGAAAACTGCTAGTTTTAATGGCGTACTATCTACCATGATGCGGCATCGCAGATTGGAGCAACAGGAGAttaattcaagcccgaaaaagaccGAATCGCCTGGACCCAAGACACAAcagatttaa
- the LOC143347472 gene encoding LOW QUALITY PROTEIN: gustatory receptor for sugar taste 43a (The sequence of the model RefSeq protein was modified relative to this genomic sequence to represent the inferred CDS: substituted 1 base at 1 genomic stop codon) has translation MHIRWDDGDRRNTTSKSKNLLKRMQGNEAKIEGKKDKRMPRSGVYRASFPIYYFGKLCGLIPVRFVAHTIGRCQARLSIIDLVYSFCVLILLLGSEIWGLWRDLKDGWEYSTRLKSRTAIIATCSDVLGVMSLTVVCIVGSPFRWKYLQVVINKLIEVDEKLGVSPAKKSRRFTICLTVCNIAYLWFNSGLDFYAWDRKTKDNRTMGKGPINYAPLYFMYTVIISTEIQYTVSTYNVGQRFVNLNNSLESLFDSGSTADQSGKFVVGIGKXNRNRASDVRKLTSNVVPHRLGSYRHSRNLNENEPYVNGISELITIHSSLCDVVSLINSTFGIVILAVTVTCLLHLIITPYFLILQANEKHEWIYLIVQCMWCIFHVSRMLIIVQPSYSTVAEGKRTAVLVSQLLSSSFKADDRQQLEIFSLQLLHRPLEFSACGLFSLDRTLITSIAGVVTTYLVILIQFQNADDTKGEVDIIKNATQILKTASSSLQNFTGLKTGF, from the exons ATGCACATCCGATGGGACGACGGAGACAGGAGAAACACCACGAGCAAATCGA AAAATCTGCTTAAACGGATGCAAGGTAACGAAGCGAAGATAGAAGGGAAAAAGGATAAACGTATGCCGCGCAGTGGTGTTTATCGAGCAAGTTTCCCAATATATTACTTTGGCAAACTATGCGGCTTGATTCCAGTTAGATTCGTCGCGCATACTATTGGAAGATGTCAGGCTCGCCTAAGTATCATTGATCTTGTCTACAG TTTCTGCGTACTAATACTGCTACTCGGTTCGGAAATTTGGGGCCTGTGGCGAGATTTGAAAGATGGCTGGGAGTACAGCACCAGACTAAAATCGCGAACAGCAATAATCGCGACGTGCAGCGATGTCCTCGGAGTGATGAGCCTAACCGTGGTTTGCATCGTTGGCTCACCCTTTCGGTGGAAATACCTTCAAGTCGTcataaataaattaatcgaG GTGGATGAAAAACTCGGTGTATCGCCGGCGAAAAAGTCACGGAGATTCACGATCTGTTTAACGGTGTGTAACATCGCGTATCTGTGGTTCAACTCGGGTCTTGATTTTTATGCGTGGGATCGCAAAACGAAAGACAACAGAACGATGGGTAAAGGTCCTATTAACTATGCGCCCCTATACTTCATGTACACCGTAATCATTTCGACGGAAATTCAATACACTGTTTCGACGTACAATGTGGGACAAAGATTCGTCAATCTGAACAACAGCCTCGAAAGTCTGTTTGATAGTGGCAGCACGGCCGATCAATCCGGAAAATTTGTTGTTGGAATAggtaaataaaacagaaaccgag CCAGTGATGTTCGCAAGTTAACATCAAACGTTGTGCCGCACAGATTGGGTAGTTATCGACACTCTCGGAATTTGAACG AAAACGAACCATACGTAAACGGTATATCCGAATTAATAACGATACATTCATCGCTTTGCGATGTAGTTTCTCTTATAAACAGTACGTTCGGCATCGTGATACTGGCCGTTACTGTAACTTGTTTGTTGCACCTAATCATCACGCCATACTTCTTGATCTTACAAGCAAACGAAAAACACGAATGGATATATCTGATAGTACAGTGTATGTGGTGTATCTTTCATGTATCTAGGATGTTGATAATCGTTCAACCCAGCTATTCCACTGTTGCGGAG GGAAAGAGAACGGCGGTTCTCGTTAGTCAGTTACTTTCCTCTAGCTTCAAAGCGGATGATCGACAGCAACTGGAAATATTTTCGCTTCAACTATTGCATCGACCACTTGAATTTTCAGCGTGCGGACTCTTTTCTTTGGACAGAACGCTGATAACGTCG ATCGCGGGGGTGGTGACAACATACCTCGTCATACTGATACAGTTTCAGAATGCGGACGACACAAAGGGAGAAGTTGATATAATAAAAAACGCGACGCAAATATTAAAGACCGCCTCGTCGTCGCTCCAGAATTTCACAGGATTGAAGACAGGCTTCTGA
- the Pa1 gene encoding PTIP binding protein Pa1 isoform X2: MFRRRENEWSLKPDDILTLIEALEANNRVLELEWKCPGRRGPSPVLSNNRQQDSGSQEYKTQEKSDFDFMDEMSSPRLPVRRIGESTPKGSAKKKTASFNGVLSTMMRHRRLEQQEINSSPKKTESPGPKTQQI, from the exons ATGTTCCGACGAAGAGAA AACGAATGGAGCTTGAAACCCGACGATATATTAACGTTGATCGAGGCTCTCGAAGCTAACAACAGGGTTTTGGAGCTAGAGTGGAAATGTCCTGGTAGAAGAGGTCCTTCTCCCGTTCTTTCAAACAATCGACAACAAGATAGTGGGTCGCAGGAGTACAA GACGCAAGAAAAGTCGGACTTCGACTTTATGGACGAGATGTCGTCACCGAGATTACCTGTTCGCAGAATAGGTGAAAGTACTCCAAAGGGAAGTGCCAAAAAGAAAACTGCTAGTTTTAATGGCGTACTATCTACCATGATGCGGCATCGCAGATTGGAGCAACAGGAGAttaattcaagcccgaaaaagaccGAATCGCCTGGACCCAAGACACAAcagatttaa
- the LOC143348334 gene encoding sodium/hydrogen exchanger 9B2 → MFGGRDVRDRDERDREEKDIDEDTTCCHLMAFIHPAVRNIIVTTPIVNKWGIHLTWANLFWTATSIGLVVLGWLVLFLILGDTMIPRNEGFGLYFLAVFSYALGWSLSYIPYLNLPPVFGMLLAGLIVRNTGLYNIRADLGLTATAKIRTFCLSFIMIRAGLQLSTTSLKKHPIFLLTLGLIPCSVEMFIVTMCCRGILLYSWDWSFMTGSILACMSPVLTLNGILALAEHGYGEDKGLATILCTAACIDDVHIVSVFAVCFSIVFANEENRTAWWFYIPVGLRDFILGILMGSILGIWFTFFPHRSHEYATCFRMIGLVLGSLMCTAFTATIAISGGGFLACVIMSFVAITGWRILSTSFDVTPFRHVSYVLWHVVQPILAGVIGADIDFTNWCVSRLFLHLLCIFIGLTARSIATYLTTLNTSFTWKERLFVVGAWLPKGTLQAGLGPLAFERVRNGPDLEKIEMALDIIRLSVVTVLILAPLGAFLIAYTGPILLNKITIEEHERQRELSYLRILSLQPDPIPAKKGKNPV, encoded by the exons ATGTTTGGAGGCAGAGACGTGAGGGACAGAGACGAAAGAGACAGAGAGGAGAAAGACATAGACGAAGATACCACGTGTTGTCATCTAATGGCGTTCATCCATCCCGCTGTACGAAATATCATCGTAACGACCCCAATTGTAAACAAGTGGGGAATTCATTTGACATGGGCGAATCTGTTCTGGACGGCTACCAGTATAGGATTAGTGGTACTCGGTTGGCTGgtcttatttttaatattaggcGACACGATGATCCCGAGAAACGAAGGTTTCGGTTTGTACTTTCTCGCAGTGTTCTCTTACGCGCTCGGTTGGAGCTTGTCGTACATACCTTATTTGAATCTCCCGCCGGTGTTCGGGATGCTGCTCGCCGGTCTGATCGTCCGCAACACCGGACTGTACAATATTCGCGCGGACCTCGGTCTCACCGCGACCGCCAAGATCAGAACGTTTTGCCTGTCCTTTATCATGATACGAGCGGGACTTCAATTGTCGACCACGTCTTTGAAGAAACATCCGATCTTCCTACTGACCTTGGGCCTGATTCCTTGCTCGGTAGAAATGTTCATTGTAACCATGTGCTGCAGAGGCATTCTGCTGTACTCCTGGGACTGGTCCTTCATGACTGG GTCGATACTCGCCTGCATGTCTCCGGTGCTAACCCTCAACGGTATCTTAGCTCTGGCTGAACATGGCTACGGCGAAGACAAGGGACTGGCAACTATACTTTGCACCGCTGCCTGTATCGACGACGTCCATATTGTCTCTGTTTTCGCTGTCTGCTTCTCGATCGTTTTCGCGAACG AAGAAAACAGAACCGCGTGGTGGTTTTACATACCCGTCGGTCTTCGAGACTTTATACTGGGCATTCTAATGGGATCCATCTTGGGAATTTGGTTCACTTTTTTCCCTCATCGCAGTCAC GAATACGCGACCTGTTTCCGTATGATCGGGTTGGTGCTTGGATCCCTGATGTGCACCGCCTTCACGGCGACCATTGCCATATCCGGTGGCGGATTCCTTGCCTGCGTTATCATGTCGTTCGTCGCGATCACCGGTTGGAGAATCTTGTCAACATCTTTCGACGTTA CACCTTTCCGACATGTGTCATATGTTCTGTGGCACGTGGTACAACCGATTTTGGCCGGTGTTATCGGCGCCGATATCGACTTCACGAATTGGTGTGTATCCAGACTCTTTCTTCATCTGTTATGTATCTTTATAGGATTGACC GCACGAAGTATCGCTACCTATTTAACGACTCTCAATACCTCGTTCACGTGGAAGGAACGATTGTTCGTTGTTGGAGCTTGGTTACCAAAAGGCACACTACAG GCAGGCCTGGGACCGTTGGCGTTCGAACGTGTACGCAATGGACCGGATCTCGAGAAAATCGAAATGGCTCTTGACATTATTAGACTATCCGTGGTTACAGTGTTGATCCTGGCACCGCTCGGTGCCTTCCTCATAGCTTACACAGGACCGATTCTGCTCAACAAGATAACCATCGAAGAGCATGAAAGACAACGCGAATTAAGTTACTTGCGCATACTTAGTCTTCAACCTGATCCAATACCtgcaaaaaaaggaaagaatccAGTTTAG
- the LOC143348339 gene encoding protein I'm not dead yet, with protein MVEGEEEEGGNERKDNLLLVLTFFKIYWKIVFAIVWAIFLLAFLLAYNFPEVRCAFVVLLMGGYWITECFPMAVTSLIPLVLFPILGVLSTADTCSCYMNDTIMVFIGGLILAVAIEHSSLHLRIALGVMKMVGCTHAKLLAGFCVVTTFISMWVSNTAATAMMVPIIFAVLHELEQAGLCKIFDKMPVDPEHPQVEPEMKPTKVTKAYLMAAAYCSTFGGTGTIVGTGTNLTFKGIYESTFPTAEGINFTQWMAANIPQMVINSFITWLYLRITFMGYLRPQSKDAKEATIGEEGEAITNRVIQERYKELGIISFHEAAVAILFVICIFLWIFRKPGFVRGWSEAITDIDIRDSTPVILVSILMFFIPKDPSFIYSFSKDPAKRPEKPSEGLITWEVIQSKMPWSLMFLLGGGFAISKGSIASCLAKRIGDALVPLRSLPSELILILICIFNGTITEFTSNVGIANITLPVIAQMCVAMKIHPIYLMIPATIMCSYSFRLPVGTPPNAIITIVGRIPTKWLMAAGCGPSVYSIIVQCTCFIVWGTFIYDIKGFPAWAENIQQTGTQGKCD; from the exons ATGGTCGagggagaagaagaagaaggaggAAACGAGCGTAAAGACAATTTGTTGCTCGTGTTGACGTTCTTTAAAATCTACTGGAAAATAGTGTTCGCCATAGTGTGGGCAATTTTTTTGCTAGCGTTCCTTTTGGCTTACAATTTTCCG GAAGTTAGATGCGCGTTCGTAGTACTACTAATGGGTGGATATTGGATCACCGAATGTTTCCCCATGGCAGTCACCTCCCTTATCCCGCTGGTGTTATTTCCGATATTAGGAGTACTGAGCACGGCGGACACATGCAGCTGTTACATGAACGATACCATAATGGTTTTCATAGGGGGCCTGATTCTTGCGGTAGCCATAGAACATAGCAGCCTGCATCTACGAATCGCTCTCGGAGTAATGAAGATGGTTGGCTGTACTCACGCAAAATTACTCGCCGGTTTTTGCGTTGTGACGACTTTCATATCTATGTGGGTTTCGAATACAGCAGCCACCGCCATGATGGTACCAATCATATTTGCTGTTCTCCACGAATTAGAGCAG GCTGGACTTTGTAAAATCTTTGACAAAATGCCGGTGGACCCGGAACACCCGCAAGTAGAACC AGAAATGAAACCGACGAAGGTGACGAAGGCCTACTTAATGGCTGCCGCGTATTGCTCGACCTTTGGCGGAACAGGGACCATCGTGGGAACGGGCACCAACCTTACGTTTAAGGGAATATACGAAAGCACTTTCCCTACCGCCGAGGGCATCAACTTTACGCAGTGGATGGCCGCCAATATCCCCCAAATGGTCATTAATTCGTTTATAACGTGGCTTTATCTTCGTATAACTTTCATGGGATATCTCAGACCGCAAAGCAAAGACGCAAAAGAAGCAACTATCGGTGAGGAAGGAGAGGCAATTACTAACCGG GTGATACAGGAGAGATACAAGGAACTAGGTATTATTTCGTTTCACGAAGCAGCAGTCGCCATCCTTTTCGTGATCTGTATATTTCTTTGGATATTCCGGAAACCCGGCTTTGTGCGCGGATGGTCCGAGGCGATTACGGAtat AGACATCCGGGATTCGACGCCAGTTATATTGGTCTCTATCCTGATGTTCTTTATTCCGAAAGACCCAAGTTTTATCTACAGCTTCAGTAAAGATC CTGCTAAAAGACCCGAGAAACCTTCAGAGGGATTGATTACGTGGGAGGTGATTCAATCAAAAATGCCTTGGAGTTTGATGTTCCTGTTGGGCGGTGGATTCGCGATATCCAAAGGCAGCATCGCTTCCTGTTTGGCCAAAAGAATCGGAGATGCCTTGGTACCGTTACGGTCCTTGCCCTCTGAACTGATCCTTATTCTCATTTGCATATTTAATGGCACTATCACGGAATTTACTTCGAACGTCGGCATCGCGAACATCACTTTACCTGTTATCGCTCAAATG TGTGTAGCGATGAAGATACATCCGATATACTTAATGATACCGGCAACTATAATGTGCTCGTATTCCTTTCGGTTACCGGTTGGAACACCACCAAACGCGATCATAACGATCGTCGGTCGGATTCCAACTAAATGGCTAATGGCAGCTGGCTGCGGCCCTTCTGTTTACTCTATCATAGTGCAATGTACTTGTTTCATCGTTTGGGGTACTTTCATTTACGATATCAAAGGATTCCCAGCGTGGGCTGAAAATATTCAACAGACTGGCACACAAGGGAAATGCGACTGA